From the genome of Treponema denticola:
TTAATAGTGTTTACGGGTATACCCGTAACCGATTCTATATCCGCATAGGGCATATCATAAAAGAAATAAAGGTCGATACATATTCTGTATTTTTCGGGGAGGTCATTTACAGCCCGCCTGATTGCATTTTTTACACAATTTTGGATCTGCTTTTCTTCGGGAGTTAAATCGTTTGTTTTTATTTCAAAATCGTCAAAGGCAGAAACGAATTCTCTTTTACGCTTAACAGAGTTGATAGCCGAATTATAGGCAATCCTCATAAGCCATGTAGAAAAAGAAGACTCTCCGCGGAATTTAGGCAGAGCCGAAAAAGTTTTAAGCATTATATCCTGTACAAAATCTTCAGAGTCATCATGGTTTTTAAAAAAGCTCATCCCCAAAGAATAGATACGCTTTTGATACTTTGCAGCAATGAGGCTGAAGGTCTCGGTATTTCCTGCAAGGACGGCCTTACATAAGAGGCGGTCTTGCACGGCTTCAGGAGATTCTTTTCTGAGTAAATTGGAAAATTTAATCATCTTTCAGTTTCCCTTTTTCTGCCATTAGATGAAATAAAATAGTAGAGCAAAAGGCCTATACCGCAGCTTAAGGGTACAAGACCGCCTAAAAGTACATAGCTCAGTCCGTCTATTACCGAAAATAGAACGGTCAATACGCCCCCTATCATCAGCAAAAGAATACCCGAAATAAGGCAAAAACCCGACAAATTAAATTTTATCGGAATATATGTTTTAGTTTGAATTTGACAGATTATCTGCTTGTTACGCCAAAATAAGTAGAAAAAAATTAAAACGCCGGCCATAACAATACCGACTATAGGAACAACAGCTATAATAATTTGCGCAGCCGCAACGGGTTGTCCGTTCATTTCAATTCCTCCAAAATATGATTTTAGGAACCTTATTCCAAAATAACGAAATCTTTAAAATATAGGCGTTTTATACGCGATAAATTTAGAATAGAATTTATCTCGGCCAATACTTCTTTTTTAACCTCGTTTTCAGGCATGGTATAAAGCTCATATACGGTTTTTTTCGAAAACCAGTCAATTATACTCTTCCTTATATCTTCCTTCTTTTGAACAAGTTCCTCTTCAAAGGCCTTATCCTCGGAATTATACTCCAAAACGGGAAAAACGACAAGGGTTCCGGGGGTGGTATCGGCTGTAGAAATTCTAAGCTTTCCTAAATCGGAATAAAGAGCCTTTTTTCCGCGTATCTCCGAAGGACTTTCAGGTCTTAAAGCCTCATCGGTATTTTTTTTCTTAAAAAGAGAAAAAATGGAACCTGCAATTAT
Proteins encoded in this window:
- a CDS encoding flagellar basal body-associated FliL family protein, whose translation is MLKNKRKGLKLYKFLKYVLFAIILIIIAGSIFSLFKKKNTDEALRPESPSEIRGKKALYSDLGKLRISTADTTPGTLVVFPVLEYNSEDKAFEEELVQKKEDIRKSIIDWFSKKTVYELYTMPENEVKKEVLAEINSILNLSRIKRLYFKDFVILE
- a CDS encoding RNA polymerase sigma factor, producing the protein MIKFSNLLRKESPEAVQDRLLCKAVLAGNTETFSLIAAKYQKRIYSLGMSFFKNHDDSEDFVQDIMLKTFSALPKFRGESSFSTWLMRIAYNSAINSVKRKREFVSAFDDFEIKTNDLTPEEKQIQNCVKNAIRRAVNDLPEKYRICIDLYFFYDMPYADIESVTGIPVNTIKSHIFRSKKILKTELENQGIYGQEESPKYPVLFKLNLAYDM